From one Melioribacteraceae bacterium genomic stretch:
- a CDS encoding HAD family hydrolase, producing MSYRAVFLDRDGTINEDPGYLGDESLVKLLPGVAEGIFELKSKFGFKIIVISNQSGIARGLITHEDVKRVNGKINSLLSEQNAEIDVFYYCEFHPSFSSENDENCRKPSPKMIFKAAEENNIDLSGSYMIGDKSSDVLCGISAGVKSILLSSESISEEINSLKKVGKTPNFVASDFLNAVNFIKQDFK from the coding sequence ATGTCCTATCGTGCAGTATTCCTAGATAGAGACGGAACTATTAATGAAGATCCGGGTTATCTTGGTGATGAAAGCTTAGTTAAGTTATTGCCCGGTGTTGCTGAAGGTATTTTTGAACTTAAGTCAAAATTCGGTTTTAAGATCATTGTTATTTCTAACCAATCGGGAATTGCCCGCGGATTAATAACACACGAAGATGTAAAAAGAGTAAACGGAAAAATTAATAGTCTATTATCGGAACAAAATGCAGAAATAGATGTATTCTACTACTGTGAATTTCATCCTTCGTTTAGTTCTGAAAATGATGAAAATTGTAGGAAACCTTCTCCTAAAATGATTTTTAAAGCTGCTGAAGAAAATAATATTGATCTTTCCGGTTCTTATATGATAGGTGATAAATCGTCGGATGTGCTTTGTGGTATTTCTGCCGGTGTTAAATCAATACTTTTAAGTTCAGAATCAATTTCGGAAGAAATAAATAGCTTGAAAAAAGTGGGAAAAACTCCCAATTTTGTAGCTAGCGATTTTTTAAATGCAGTTAATTTTATAAAGCAAGATTTTAAATAA
- the hutI gene encoding imidazolonepropionase, whose translation MKKLIYNPAQILTINTNGNNLKRGKEQSDVGLLENHSIEIENGRIKDFIRTGEAKKESYDEVIDVSNKVILPGLVECHTHTTFAGSRADEFRMKLEGIDYEEIAKKGGGIISTVKAVRQSSFDELVNIAKPRVEYFIEQGITTLEIKSGYGLSFFDEIKLLQVIQHLNKIFPIDIVATFLGAHTFPPEYKKDRKKYIEIICDEMIPYVAENKLAEFCDVFCESTAFSAKEVDRIFNAASKHKLKLKLHTEQFNNIGGLETAIKHKAISVDHLEVLKLEQIESLKKSKTIAVLLPGVSFFLNYDYAPARELIKNKIPIALATDYNPGSSHIANLNFIMSLAALKMKLSIEEVITSVTINSAAALSKSKSVGSLEIGKRADFSVFDTNNYADIVYQVGKNICEMTIKDGEVIYKK comes from the coding sequence ATGAAAAAATTAATCTACAATCCTGCGCAAATATTAACAATTAACACCAATGGAAATAATCTGAAACGTGGTAAAGAGCAATCCGATGTCGGATTATTAGAAAACCATTCCATTGAAATTGAGAACGGAAGAATAAAAGATTTTATTAGAACCGGCGAAGCGAAAAAAGAAAGTTATGATGAAGTGATTGATGTTTCAAATAAAGTAATTCTTCCCGGATTAGTTGAATGCCACACACATACAACATTTGCCGGCTCGAGAGCAGATGAATTCCGAATGAAACTTGAAGGAATAGATTATGAAGAAATTGCAAAAAAAGGCGGCGGAATAATTTCTACAGTTAAAGCTGTTAGGCAATCTTCTTTTGATGAGCTAGTAAATATTGCTAAACCAAGAGTGGAATATTTTATTGAACAAGGAATTACAACTCTTGAAATAAAAAGCGGATATGGATTAAGTTTTTTTGATGAAATAAAATTACTCCAAGTAATTCAACATCTTAATAAGATTTTTCCGATCGATATTGTTGCAACTTTTTTGGGTGCCCATACTTTTCCGCCTGAATATAAAAAAGATCGCAAGAAGTATATCGAAATTATATGTGACGAAATGATTCCTTATGTCGCTGAAAATAAACTGGCTGAATTTTGTGATGTTTTTTGTGAATCGACTGCTTTCTCCGCTAAAGAAGTGGACAGAATCTTTAATGCAGCTTCTAAGCATAAACTAAAATTAAAACTTCATACTGAGCAATTTAATAATATCGGTGGATTGGAAACTGCAATTAAGCATAAGGCAATCAGTGTTGATCATCTCGAGGTCTTAAAACTTGAACAAATCGAATCACTAAAGAAGTCAAAAACCATTGCGGTGCTCTTGCCCGGTGTTTCATTCTTCCTCAATTATGATTACGCACCGGCGAGAGAATTGATTAAAAATAAAATTCCAATTGCATTAGCAACAGATTATAATCCCGGTTCTTCTCATATAGCAAACTTAAATTTTATAATGAGTCTTGCTGCATTGAAAATGAAATTATCAATTGAGGAAGTAATTACTTCTGTGACGATCAATTCTGCCGCTGCATTAAGTAAATCAAAATCTGTTGGAAGTTTGGAGATCGGGAAGCGAGCTGATTTTTCTGTATTCGATACAAACAACTATGCTGATATAGTTTATCAAGTCGGGAAGAATATTTGCGAAATGACAATTAAAGATGGTGAAGTGATTTATAAAAAATAG
- the ftcD gene encoding glutamate formimidoyltransferase, which yields MSDKLIECVPNFSEGKNKDVINQITDAIKSVEGIRLLDVDPGEEMNRTVVTFVGDPNQVKEAAFRGIKKASELIDMNKHKGSHPRMGATDVCPFIPVNGVTIEECIQLSKDVAKRVGEELEIPIYLYEKSAQLPERENLAVIRKGEYEALEAKLKDPKWKPDFGPTKFNAKSGATVMGVREFLIAYNINLNTREPKHATDIAFELREKGRSARELSDGSFYYKSENILKYEEGKYPCGHHDFIGKSIQETIEHCKKEHGYDLADILDQHGIDPSKPESESVKIPGKFKYCKAIGWMVPEYNRAQISINLTNYKVTSMHHVLEEARRLAMERGLVVTGSEIVGMVPYTALLETGKFYLRNQHRSAGIPIKDILETAVQSLGLNDVSQFNIEERVLGLPKNLDNPLVEMKVTDFVDEVSRESPAPGGGSIAALSGALGVSLSSMVANLTANKRGSEEVDKILNDAAERCQEIKSKLVKSVDDDTNAFNQYMDAMRMPKKTEEEKKKRTVAMQEGLKVAVQVPYSTALLSLEAIEIAEVVAKHGNPNSITDVGVGAQSAYTGVLGGIYNVLINLKAIKDENFVKEMKSNCDELKEKSIKKLNVVLSFVESKL from the coding sequence ATGTCAGACAAATTAATTGAATGTGTACCTAATTTTTCCGAAGGAAAGAACAAGGATGTAATTAATCAAATAACCGATGCGATCAAATCTGTTGAGGGAATAAGATTATTGGATGTTGATCCGGGTGAGGAGATGAACAGAACTGTTGTCACATTTGTCGGCGATCCGAATCAAGTTAAGGAAGCGGCTTTTAGAGGAATTAAAAAAGCTTCCGAGCTTATTGATATGAATAAACATAAAGGATCCCATCCCCGCATGGGAGCGACAGATGTTTGTCCGTTTATTCCGGTTAATGGAGTTACAATTGAAGAATGTATCCAACTTTCCAAAGATGTTGCGAAACGAGTTGGTGAAGAACTTGAAATTCCGATCTATCTCTATGAAAAGTCCGCTCAATTACCCGAAAGAGAAAATTTAGCAGTAATCAGAAAAGGAGAGTATGAAGCTTTAGAAGCTAAGTTAAAAGATCCTAAATGGAAACCGGATTTCGGTCCGACAAAATTTAATGCGAAATCCGGTGCGACGGTGATGGGTGTTAGAGAATTCTTAATCGCATATAATATTAATCTAAATACACGCGAACCAAAACATGCAACTGATATTGCTTTCGAACTTAGAGAGAAAGGACGATCTGCCCGTGAACTTTCCGATGGTTCGTTTTACTATAAAAGTGAAAACATCTTAAAATATGAAGAAGGAAAATATCCTTGCGGTCACCACGATTTTATTGGCAAATCAATCCAAGAAACAATTGAACATTGCAAAAAAGAACACGGTTATGATTTAGCCGATATTCTTGATCAACATGGAATTGACCCTTCTAAACCGGAAAGTGAATCAGTAAAGATCCCGGGCAAGTTTAAATATTGCAAAGCAATTGGTTGGATGGTTCCGGAATATAACCGTGCACAAATTTCAATTAACTTGACAAACTACAAAGTGACTTCGATGCATCATGTTCTTGAAGAAGCTAGAAGATTGGCGATGGAAAGGGGATTGGTTGTTACCGGAAGTGAAATAGTTGGAATGGTACCTTATACCGCATTATTAGAAACCGGGAAATTTTATCTTAGAAATCAACACAGATCAGCCGGGATACCAATTAAGGATATTTTGGAAACAGCGGTTCAGTCACTTGGCTTAAATGATGTTTCACAATTTAATATTGAGGAAAGAGTTCTCGGTCTTCCAAAAAATCTAGATAACCCTTTAGTAGAAATGAAAGTAACTGATTTTGTCGATGAAGTATCAAGAGAATCTCCGGCACCTGGTGGTGGATCTATTGCGGCTCTTTCCGGAGCGTTAGGAGTTTCGCTTTCATCGATGGTTGCTAATCTAACAGCAAACAAAAGGGGAAGTGAAGAAGTTGACAAAATTTTAAACGATGCCGCTGAAAGATGTCAGGAAATTAAGTCCAAACTTGTTAAGTCGGTTGATGATGATACAAATGCATTCAACCAGTATATGGATGCCATGCGAATGCCGAAGAAAACTGAAGAAGAAAAAAAGAAAAGAACTGTGGCTATGCAAGAAGGATTAAAAGTTGCTGTTCAAGTTCCTTACTCAACAGCGTTATTAAGTCTTGAAGCGATAGAGATTGCAGAAGTAGTAGCTAAACATGGAAACCCTAATTCTATTACAGACGTTGGTGTTGGAGCTCAAAGTGCTTACACAGGTGTCCTGGGTGGAATTTATAATGTGTTGATAAATCTAAAAGCTATAAAAGATGAAAACTTTGTGAAAGAAATGAAAAGTAACTGCGATGAATTGAAAGAAAAATCAATAAAGAAGTTGAACGTTGTTCTTAGCTTTGTCGAATCTAAATTATAA
- the glgA gene encoding glycogen synthase GlgA produces the protein MASSKKLKILFVTSEVVPFIKTGGLADVSSALPQKLQELGHQVRIVVPKYGAIDERKYKIHEVVRLKDLTTKIGEKEVVFSLRSSFLVGQKARVQIYFLDNPEYYGNRPSLYHDPLSGKEFEDNDERFILLAKSVFELISKLGWIPDIIHCNDWQCGLIPAYHKTIYKDDETFKQIKTLFTIHNLSFQGEFPKSSFVKTGLPKELNSTKGILNGTKINFMKSGLLHADYINTVSETYSKEICKDKEISSGLQSILCKRQKDITGIINGIDPAIWNPEKDKHIAKKYSIKNLDHKLENKKELAERFGFEYKEDVPVIGMIGRLSDSKGHDLVEKAFSELMKMDIHLIILGTGEKKYHKFFESQISKFKNKFSCYIGFDDELAHLIEAGSDMFLMPSKSEPCGLNQMYSLVYGTIPIVRATGGLADTVENFDEKKKTGTGFAFTKYDHKEMIKEIKRAIKIYSKDKETWQKIMKEGMKQNFTWLNSAKNYVNLYREIIG, from the coding sequence ATGGCATCTTCCAAAAAGTTAAAAATTTTATTTGTTACTTCAGAAGTAGTTCCATTTATTAAAACAGGCGGGTTAGCCGATGTATCTTCTGCATTGCCACAAAAACTTCAGGAATTAGGGCACCAAGTCAGAATTGTTGTGCCTAAATATGGTGCGATCGACGAGCGAAAATATAAAATTCATGAAGTTGTACGACTTAAAGATTTAACGACAAAAATAGGTGAAAAGGAAGTCGTTTTTTCACTTCGATCATCATTCTTGGTGGGTCAAAAGGCTCGAGTACAAATTTATTTCTTAGATAATCCGGAATATTACGGCAACCGACCAAGTTTATACCATGATCCTTTAAGCGGTAAAGAATTCGAAGATAACGATGAAAGATTTATTCTTCTTGCTAAATCTGTTTTTGAATTAATCAGTAAACTTGGCTGGATTCCGGATATTATACATTGTAATGATTGGCAGTGCGGTTTAATTCCGGCTTATCATAAAACAATTTATAAAGATGACGAAACTTTTAAGCAAATTAAGACTTTATTTACAATTCATAATCTGTCCTTCCAAGGTGAATTCCCAAAATCGTCATTCGTAAAAACCGGACTACCAAAAGAACTTAATTCTACTAAAGGTATTCTTAACGGAACAAAAATTAATTTCATGAAGAGTGGTTTATTACATGCCGATTATATCAATACTGTAAGTGAGACTTACTCCAAAGAAATCTGCAAAGATAAAGAAATAAGTTCGGGTTTACAGTCAATCTTATGTAAACGTCAAAAAGATATAACAGGAATTATAAACGGAATCGATCCTGCAATTTGGAATCCGGAAAAAGATAAACATATTGCAAAAAAATACTCTATTAAAAATCTTGATCATAAATTGGAAAACAAGAAGGAACTTGCAGAAAGATTCGGGTTTGAATATAAAGAAGATGTTCCGGTAATCGGGATGATCGGCAGACTTTCGGATTCGAAAGGACATGATCTTGTCGAGAAAGCTTTTAGTGAATTAATGAAGATGGATATTCATCTGATTATTCTCGGAACAGGTGAAAAGAAATATCACAAATTTTTTGAATCACAGATTTCTAAGTTTAAAAATAAATTCTCATGTTATATCGGGTTTGATGATGAGCTAGCCCATTTAATTGAAGCGGGAAGTGATATGTTTTTAATGCCGTCAAAATCTGAACCTTGCGGGCTGAATCAAATGTATAGTTTAGTTTACGGCACTATCCCAATCGTACGCGCAACAGGTGGTTTGGCTGATACAGTTGAAAATTTTGATGAAAAAAAGAAAACCGGTACAGGGTTCGCATTTACAAAATATGATCATAAAGAGATGATCAAAGAAATTAAACGAGCAATTAAAATATATTCAAAAGATAAAGAAACTTGGCAGAAGATCATGAAAGAAGGAATGAAACAAAATTTCACATGGTTAAATTCTGCTAAAAACTACGTAAATCTTTATCGAGAAATTATTGGCTAA
- a CDS encoding tetratricopeptide repeat protein, producing MKRTKNLLAIILTIFSINSLAQNQEIMAEFSLFYEYHKNGDFVSALPHGWNVVNENPEQFIRYKIFTRMEEALFYMYDSVATTDEEKSAIADTTLYLYEKAIQYEPDKKSYFLAKKAFVIETWIKPSTEEIIKAYQEALAEDPNLDTFYQDRLGTILANNATEENGYKLKALELYSNLSEKEPDNATWISRIENLAEDMDELVEITYKSWQLDPENMEKAWKFSNTAMRNKSYERAIEGLEFLVDKSPDVINYWNQLATAYQKLDMTDKAVTAYKKLIDLQPENAEHYVNLAVMYKNQGQLSAARSFLQKASSANPSWDYPVYIEGTLYEQAARSCGFDFMDKLVYLLAVDTYRRAAAMGGSYSSTARERVSALANSIPSQEDYFFRKLKSGESIKIEGKCYDWIGRSVTIP from the coding sequence TTGAAACGGACTAAAAACTTACTCGCAATAATTTTAACAATATTTAGCATAAACTCCTTGGCTCAAAACCAAGAGATAATGGCTGAATTTAGTTTGTTTTATGAATATCATAAAAACGGTGATTTCGTTAGCGCGCTTCCTCATGGATGGAATGTAGTTAATGAAAATCCTGAGCAGTTTATAAGATACAAAATCTTCACACGAATGGAAGAAGCACTTTTCTACATGTATGATAGTGTAGCAACAACTGATGAAGAAAAATCTGCCATTGCAGACACAACTCTTTATCTGTATGAAAAAGCTATTCAATACGAACCTGATAAAAAATCTTATTTCTTAGCCAAGAAAGCGTTTGTAATTGAGACTTGGATTAAACCTTCTACCGAAGAAATCATAAAAGCATATCAAGAGGCATTAGCTGAAGACCCGAATCTTGATACGTTTTATCAAGATAGACTGGGTACTATTTTGGCAAATAATGCTACTGAAGAAAATGGATACAAGTTGAAAGCGTTGGAACTGTATTCAAATTTATCTGAGAAAGAACCTGATAATGCTACATGGATTTCGAGAATTGAGAATTTAGCGGAAGATATGGATGAACTTGTTGAGATTACTTATAAATCTTGGCAGCTAGATCCTGAGAATATGGAAAAAGCATGGAAGTTTTCTAACACTGCAATGAGAAACAAAAGTTATGAACGAGCAATAGAAGGTTTGGAATTCTTAGTAGATAAAAGTCCTGATGTAATAAATTATTGGAATCAATTGGCTACAGCTTATCAAAAATTGGACATGACAGACAAAGCAGTTACCGCATATAAAAAATTGATTGATCTTCAACCTGAAAATGCAGAACACTATGTAAATCTTGCTGTTATGTATAAGAATCAAGGTCAACTTTCTGCGGCAAGATCATTTTTACAAAAAGCTTCATCAGCTAATCCAAGTTGGGATTACCCAGTTTATATCGAAGGAACACTCTATGAGCAAGCTGCAAGAAGTTGTGGATTCGATTTTATGGATAAATTGGTTTATCTACTTGCAGTTGATACTTATAGAAGAGCAGCAGCAATGGGTGGAAGTTATAGCAGCACTGCAAGAGAAAGAGTATCGGCACTTGCAAATTCAATCCCGTCACAAGAAGATTACTTTTTCAGAAAATTAAAATCTGGTGAAAGTATTAAAATCGAAGGTAAATGTTACGACTGGATAGGCAGATCAGTTACAATTCCATAA